Proteins encoded in a region of the Candidatus Acetothermia bacterium genome:
- a CDS encoding helix-turn-helix transcriptional regulator, whose translation MCSGQDRGHEDRECCPQFAGRVRGFLQPWILLELSRGSAHGYELLERLSGGEDVANADPGFLYRTLRGFEEEGLVRSSWDTAGSGPARRVYAITDLGREHLHAWALHLRHTRDRLNRFLADYEALTTGEGGERDVRA comes from the coding sequence ATGTGCAGCGGGCAGGACCGTGGCCACGAGGACCGGGAGTGCTGTCCCCAGTTCGCAGGACGGGTTCGCGGCTTTCTCCAGCCATGGATCCTCCTTGAGCTCTCCCGGGGATCGGCCCACGGCTATGAGCTCCTTGAGCGCCTGAGCGGGGGCGAGGACGTCGCGAACGCCGACCCCGGCTTCCTCTACCGCACCCTGCGCGGGTTCGAGGAGGAGGGCCTGGTCCGCTCCTCATGGGACACCGCCGGCAGCGGCCCCGCCCGCCGGGTGTACGCGATCACCGACCTCGGGCGGGAGCACCTGCACGCCTGGGCGCTGCACCTCCGCCACACCCGGGACCGACTGAACCGGTTCCTGGCGGACTACGAAGCCCTCACGACGGGGGAAGGGGGTGAGCGGGATGTACGGGCATGA
- a CDS encoding choice-of-anchor D domain-containing protein: MRKGALGVAFLLVLALGSAGFTWAQESLLVVINEFGQGKAYGNGEWVELVVVGTGPCSSVDMRGWVFRDQQGDTGGGVHFVFQNQPVWASVPAGTTIVVYNPGATGYLPDHFPAYPDHDFDDCVVVLPANASGYFDFKRWDGLGNPGDSLVLLDDSGGTVDGISYRNGTGQNPVISNVGSTKAAWYAGDTQSGVNDSANWVVGGDGPGGSTPGAGNTPENTGWIQGLRPSPAVSVSPTSHDFGAVDVGGESSPLAVTVANTGCAALVAGTITLTGQNAGEFEIRDDQCSGTTIPAGESRTFQVVFKPASAGAKSATLVVPTSGPANPTVGVALSGRGTALKGDVDGDGAIALADVRLAKMAAYGLITLTPEQRHRADVDDDGDVDLEDAEATLAVAPLTGGVGEEVAVPITVVGFPNGVAGLAVGTAGPGGHLGLRYDPTRFQVTGVQGANGFQVMATSIDNVSGEVRFVVVNPTGGVDEGDVAVIVGTRVGPGDPGFAVSKANLQLVNAANALIPVGAYTLSVGGAPLYYVGRGQR, encoded by the coding sequence ATGAGAAAGGGCGCTTTAGGGGTGGCGTTTCTCTTGGTTTTGGCCCTGGGCAGCGCGGGCTTCACCTGGGCCCAGGAGAGCCTCCTCGTGGTGATCAACGAGTTTGGCCAAGGGAAGGCCTATGGGAACGGGGAGTGGGTGGAGCTCGTGGTGGTGGGGACTGGCCCCTGTTCTTCGGTGGATATGCGCGGTTGGGTCTTCCGCGACCAGCAGGGCGATACAGGTGGAGGAGTTCATTTTGTGTTTCAAAATCAACCTGTCTGGGCATCCGTCCCTGCTGGCACTACAATTGTCGTTTACAATCCCGGCGCTACCGGCTATTTGCCCGACCACTTCCCTGCATATCCAGACCATGACTTTGATGATTGCGTGGTGGTCCTTCCGGCCAACGCCAGCGGTTACTTCGATTTCAAGCGCTGGGATGGGCTTGGTAATCCAGGGGATTCGCTGGTCCTCCTCGATGATTCTGGAGGCACTGTGGACGGGATTTCTTATCGAAACGGGACAGGGCAAAACCCAGTGATCTCGAACGTTGGTTCCACAAAGGCGGCTTGGTATGCGGGTGATACGCAGTCCGGGGTGAACGACTCTGCGAACTGGGTTGTCGGGGGCGATGGGCCTGGCGGCTCCACCCCGGGGGCTGGGAACACCCCCGAAAACACCGGTTGGATTCAAGGCCTTCGGCCCAGTCCGGCCGTTTCGGTCTCGCCCACATCCCACGACTTCGGCGCGGTGGACGTGGGCGGGGAAAGCTCGCCCCTTGCGGTGACCGTGGCCAACACCGGCTGTGCGGCGCTTGTGGCGGGCACGATCACGCTCACCGGCCAGAACGCTGGGGAGTTCGAAATCCGGGATGACCAGTGCTCTGGGACAACCATCCCCGCCGGGGAATCCAGGACCTTCCAGGTGGTGTTCAAGCCCGCCTCGGCCGGCGCGAAGTCCGCCACCCTCGTTGTCCCCACCAGCGGTCCCGCTAACCCGACCGTCGGGGTGGCCCTTTCCGGGAGGGGGACCGCACTAAAAGGCGATGTGGATGGGGACGGGGCGATTGCCTTGGCCGACGTGCGACTGGCCAAGATGGCTGCGTACGGCCTCATCACCCTCACCCCCGAGCAGCGCCACCGGGCGGACGTGGACGACGATGGCGACGTGGATCTAGAAGATGCCGAGGCCACCCTCGCCGTGGCCCCCCTCACCGGCGGGGTGGGCGAGGAGGTGGCGGTCCCTATAACTGTGGTTGGGTTCCCGAACGGGGTTGCAGGGCTTGCCGTGGGCACGGCCGGGCCCGGTGGGCACCTCGGGCTTCGCTACGACCCCACCCGATTCCAGGTGACCGGGGTCCAGGGCGCAAACGGGTTCCAGGTCATGGCCACCTCCATCGACAACGTAAGCGGTGAAGTGCGTTTCGTGGTGGTGAACCCCACGGGAGGGGTGGACGAGGGCGACGTGGCGGTAATCGTGGGGACCCGGGTTGGGCCCGGCGATCCTGGTTTCGCCGTGAGCAAGGCCAACCTCCAGCTCGTGAACGCGGCGAACGCCCTTATCCCCGTGGGCGCTTACACCCTGAGCGTGGGCGGGGCGCCGTTGTACTACGTGGGGCGAGGCCAGCGATAA
- a CDS encoding XdhC family protein, which yields MEAAFFTRVAECLARGEPAVWVEVVAVEGPAPREPGARMLVFEGGRIEGTIGGGALEQRAREDAVALLSSGERTSLRTYELLDLGMLCGGRTTVFYEVLASRPRLVIFGAGHVGALLGRLAGEVTPFAVEVYDDRAERAGELAPGVVVHHLPGYALVPVPSGQTYAVICTDSHATDLHVATQVLAAEPAPAYVGMLGSRPKAAEVRKRLGEAGIPKERVELLRCPVGLPIGGKYPGAVAVSILAELLAFHHGRLVETRECLKEGGS from the coding sequence GTGGAGGCAGCGTTCTTCACGCGGGTGGCGGAGTGCTTGGCCAGGGGTGAGCCCGCGGTGTGGGTGGAGGTGGTGGCGGTGGAGGGGCCGGCGCCCCGCGAGCCGGGGGCGCGGATGCTCGTGTTCGAGGGTGGCCGGATCGAGGGGACGATCGGCGGCGGGGCGTTGGAGCAGAGGGCGCGGGAGGACGCGGTTGCGCTCCTGTCCTCGGGCGAACGCACCTCGCTCCGCACCTACGAGCTCCTCGACCTCGGGATGCTGTGCGGCGGGCGGACGACCGTGTTCTACGAGGTCCTCGCCTCCCGACCGCGACTCGTCATCTTCGGGGCTGGCCACGTGGGGGCCCTCCTCGGCCGGCTCGCGGGCGAGGTGACTCCGTTTGCGGTGGAGGTCTACGACGATCGCGCGGAGCGGGCGGGTGAACTTGCCCCTGGCGTCGTGGTCCATCACCTGCCCGGCTATGCGCTCGTCCCCGTGCCCTCCGGACAGACCTACGCGGTCATCTGCACCGATTCCCATGCCACTGACCTCCATGTGGCGACCCAGGTCCTGGCCGCGGAGCCGGCCCCGGCCTACGTGGGGATGCTCGGCTCCCGTCCCAAGGCCGCGGAGGTCCGCAAGCGGCTTGGGGAGGCGGGGATCCCCAAGGAGCGGGTGGAACTCCTGCGCTGCCCGGTAGGGCTTCCCATTGGGGGCAAATATCCCGGTGCCGTGGCGGTGAGCATCCTCGCCGAGCTCCTCGCGTTCCACCACGGTCGTCTTGTCGAAACAAGGGAGTGCCTTAAGGAGGGCGGATCGTAG
- a CDS encoding DUF2478 domain-containing protein, whose amino-acid sequence MVVAGLADHVLAHRDRGGRAFLVTGPIGSGKTTGVLALTGELRGRGLSVAGVASPRVLQDGETVGYRVRDLATGEEFPLCSREPPGIAFRKFFFSPDGLAFANAALRRAAGEAAAILVDEVGPLELAGGGFAPGMRAALSSPAFLVLTVRPSLVDEVRAWAGLPAATPVWALSPTGADIRRMGDHRVPGIGKSWRRLCSIDWGGSIGL is encoded by the coding sequence ATCGTAGTTGCGGGTCTTGCGGACCACGTCCTTGCCCACCGCGACCGGGGCGGGCGGGCCTTCCTCGTCACCGGACCCATCGGCTCGGGGAAGACCACGGGCGTCCTGGCCCTGACCGGGGAATTGCGAGGGCGAGGGTTGAGCGTGGCCGGCGTCGCCTCCCCGCGCGTGCTTCAGGATGGAGAGACGGTGGGGTACCGGGTCCGCGACCTTGCCACCGGTGAGGAGTTCCCGCTGTGTTCCCGTGAACCCCCGGGGATCGCGTTCCGCAAGTTCTTCTTCTCACCCGATGGCCTTGCCTTCGCCAACGCCGCGCTTCGCCGGGCGGCGGGGGAGGCCGCGGCGATCCTGGTGGACGAGGTGGGACCGCTCGAGCTTGCCGGCGGCGGGTTCGCCCCTGGGATGCGGGCAGCGCTAAGCTCCCCGGCGTTCCTCGTCCTTACTGTGCGCCCGTCCCTGGTAGATGAGGTGCGGGCCTGGGCCGGACTTCCGGCCGCCACCCCCGTGTGGGCACTTTCCCCGACGGGGGCCGACATCCGGCGCATGGGGGATCATAGGGTGCCCGGGATCGGGAAGAGCTGGCGCAGGTTGTGTTCCATCGACTGGGGAGGTTCCATTGGGCTGTGA
- a CDS encoding pyridoxamine 5'-phosphate oxidase family protein, whose protein sequence is MEQEVEERLWEVVEESEIALFITNAEGYPRVRPMTILAYEEEGGVWFATSRSSRKVEEIARNAKATACFLDLEGGAYAQVFGEAELVEDPELKKEFWEEEWSDYWEGPDDPDYVLLYLRGARAEYYLVDEDELWVVEF, encoded by the coding sequence GTGGAACAAGAGGTGGAGGAAAGGCTATGGGAGGTCGTCGAGGAGAGCGAGATCGCCCTCTTCATCACCAACGCCGAAGGCTACCCCCGGGTGCGCCCGATGACGATCCTCGCCTACGAGGAGGAGGGCGGCGTGTGGTTCGCAACCAGCAGGTCGTCCCGTAAGGTGGAGGAGATCGCCCGGAACGCCAAGGCCACCGCGTGCTTCCTCGACCTGGAGGGCGGTGCCTACGCCCAGGTGTTCGGCGAGGCGGAGCTAGTGGAGGATCCGGAGCTTAAGAAGGAGTTCTGGGAGGAGGAGTGGAGTGATTACTGGGAAGGGCCGGACGACCCGGACTATGTCCTCCTGTACCTCCGCGGGGCGCGGGCCGAGTACTATCTCGTGGACGAGGACGAGTTGTGGGTGGTGGAGTTCTAG
- a CDS encoding ornithine carbamoyltransferase — translation MSWFQLVGKDLISTKDWTKEELEIALKVTDQLKGMYYAGLPHPALKDKTFLMLFCNTSTRTRLSFESAMTQLGGHAQFIAVADLRLSLEEKPGAGETIKDTAKVMARYAHGIGIRLLEDKVSRYGEGTEILYRFAEHAEIPVINMASDVWHPCQALTDLYTLREKLGQDLKGVKYTIMWAYSPWVRSWGSVQEDFVIAARFGMDVVVAHPKGYELDPDVLGLAKKYAGESGGSLEVTNDLDDALKGATVVFPRGWMSPRRYEIGKDAEIKMAEKFRDWRYTRKRQKELTKPGYLMHVMPIDRGHEADVELCDDPELSWMYDQAENRLHVQKAILALTMGGRL, via the coding sequence ATGAGTTGGTTTCAGCTTGTGGGCAAAGACCTCATCAGCACCAAGGACTGGACGAAGGAGGAGCTGGAGATCGCGCTCAAGGTGACCGACCAGCTCAAGGGCATGTACTACGCAGGCCTCCCCCACCCCGCCCTCAAGGACAAGACGTTCCTGATGCTCTTCTGCAACACCTCCACCCGCACCCGCCTTTCGTTCGAGTCTGCGATGACCCAGCTCGGCGGCCACGCCCAGTTCATCGCCGTGGCCGACCTCCGGCTTTCCTTGGAGGAGAAGCCGGGGGCAGGGGAGACGATCAAGGACACGGCGAAGGTGATGGCCCGCTACGCCCACGGCATCGGGATCCGGCTCCTCGAGGACAAGGTGTCCCGCTACGGGGAGGGGACGGAGATCCTGTACCGGTTCGCCGAGCACGCCGAGATCCCGGTGATCAACATGGCCTCCGACGTGTGGCACCCCTGCCAGGCCCTTACCGACCTCTACACCCTGCGGGAGAAGCTGGGGCAGGATCTCAAGGGGGTGAAGTACACGATCATGTGGGCCTATTCGCCGTGGGTCCGGTCGTGGGGATCGGTCCAGGAAGACTTCGTGATCGCCGCCCGGTTCGGGATGGACGTGGTGGTGGCCCATCCCAAAGGGTACGAGCTCGATCCGGACGTCCTTGGTCTGGCCAAGAAGTACGCCGGGGAAAGCGGGGGCTCGCTCGAGGTCACGAACGACCTCGACGACGCCCTGAAAGGGGCGACGGTCGTGTTCCCCCGGGGATGGATGAGCCCCCGCCGCTACGAGATCGGAAAAGACGCGGAGATCAAGATGGCCGAAAAGTTCCGGGATTGGCGGTATACGCGCAAACGCCAGAAGGAGCTTACGAAGCCCGGGTATCTCATGCACGTGATGCCGATCGACCGCGGCCACGAGGCCGACGTGGAGCTGTGCGACGATCCTGAGCTCTCCTGGATGTACGACCAGGCCGAGAACCGCCTCCATGTGCAGAAGGCCATTTTGGCTCTGACCATGGGTGGGCGGCTCTGA
- the arcC gene encoding carbamate kinase has translation MEKKTVVVALGGNAILQRGQKGTFEEQLANVYHTCEQLADMVLSGRWRIVITHGNGPQVGNILLQHDAAKHVVPPMPMDVCGAESQGLIGYMIQQALHNILDRRGRGDIPVATVVTQVLVDKADPAFQNPTKPVGPFYREDEAKRLRDEKDWHVVEDAGRGWRRVVPSPDPKAIVEREAIRILVQNRAIVVASGGGGIPVVQQDGELKGVEAVIDKDLAGERLAEDVGAHVFLILTDVEKVKLNYGKPGERALDRMTAAEAKRYLSEGHFAKGSMEPKVKAAVRFVEAGGERAAIASLDQALAALEGQAGTQVVP, from the coding sequence ATGGAGAAGAAGACGGTGGTGGTGGCGCTGGGAGGGAACGCGATCCTCCAACGGGGACAGAAGGGGACGTTCGAAGAGCAGCTTGCGAACGTGTACCACACCTGCGAACAGCTTGCGGACATGGTCCTCTCCGGGAGGTGGCGGATCGTCATCACCCACGGCAACGGCCCCCAGGTGGGGAACATCCTGCTCCAGCACGACGCCGCCAAGCACGTCGTCCCGCCGATGCCGATGGACGTGTGCGGGGCGGAGTCCCAGGGCCTGATCGGGTACATGATCCAGCAGGCCCTGCACAACATCCTCGATCGGCGGGGCCGGGGGGACATCCCGGTGGCGACCGTGGTCACCCAGGTCCTGGTGGACAAGGCCGACCCGGCGTTCCAGAATCCCACCAAGCCCGTGGGCCCGTTCTACAGGGAAGACGAGGCCAAGCGCCTGCGGGACGAGAAGGACTGGCATGTGGTGGAGGACGCGGGCCGGGGCTGGCGGAGGGTTGTGCCCTCCCCCGACCCCAAGGCGATCGTGGAGCGGGAGGCAATCCGCATCCTCGTCCAGAACCGGGCCATCGTCGTCGCCTCCGGCGGGGGTGGGATCCCGGTGGTCCAACAGGACGGGGAGCTCAAGGGTGTGGAGGCGGTGATCGACAAGGACCTCGCCGGCGAGCGCCTGGCCGAGGACGTGGGGGCGCACGTGTTCCTCATCCTCACCGATGTGGAGAAGGTGAAGCTCAACTACGGGAAGCCGGGCGAGCGGGCCCTGGACCGAATGACGGCGGCTGAGGCCAAGCGGTACTTGAGCGAGGGCCACTTCGCCAAGGGGTCGATGGAGCCCAAGGTGAAGGCGGCGGTGCGGTTCGTGGAAGCAGGCGGGGAGCGGGCGGCGATCGCCTCGCTCGATCAGGCGCTGGCGGCCCTGGAGGGCCAGGCTGGAACGCAAGTAGTGCCGTGA
- a CDS encoding N-acetylornithine carbamoyltransferase, whose translation MAATDLRGRDFITLLEFDREEIETILDTAFDLKRNWIRGEPHRLLQDKTLFMLFYNMSLRTRNSFEAGMTQLGGHAHFLQPGAVYTPALPGEEQAYSTERIADVARVLAEMGHGIAIRIYGKHTGWIYGKGDLIVREFARWSRVPVINMEDDMYHPCQALADVMTMQEKLGDLRGKKFVMSWAYSGSVEKPLAVPQSAIIGASYFGMDIVLAHPKGLDLDPNILAAVKKNVKKYGGSFKLVHDMDEAFKDADVVYPKSWTAQPTDGKAPMDPAKAKAIFEANRHWITTQEKMKLTDDAIYMHCLPADRGMEVTDEVIDGPNSVIVEEAANRLHAQKGLMALIM comes from the coding sequence ATGGCGGCAACAGATCTGCGTGGACGGGACTTCATCACGCTCCTTGAGTTCGATCGGGAGGAGATCGAGACGATCCTGGACACGGCGTTCGATCTCAAGCGCAACTGGATCCGGGGGGAACCGCATCGTTTGCTCCAGGACAAAACCCTGTTCATGCTGTTCTACAACATGTCGCTCAGGACCCGGAACTCGTTCGAGGCGGGGATGACCCAGCTCGGGGGCCACGCCCACTTCCTCCAGCCGGGGGCGGTGTACACGCCGGCCTTGCCGGGAGAGGAACAGGCCTACTCCACCGAACGCATCGCTGACGTGGCCCGGGTCCTGGCGGAGATGGGCCACGGCATCGCCATCCGCATCTACGGCAAGCACACGGGGTGGATCTACGGCAAAGGCGACCTCATCGTGCGCGAGTTCGCCCGCTGGTCGCGGGTCCCGGTGATCAACATGGAGGACGACATGTACCACCCCTGCCAGGCCCTGGCCGACGTCATGACCATGCAGGAGAAGCTCGGCGACCTCAGGGGCAAGAAGTTCGTGATGTCCTGGGCCTACTCGGGCTCAGTGGAGAAGCCGCTCGCCGTGCCCCAGTCGGCGATCATCGGCGCCTCCTACTTCGGGATGGACATCGTCCTCGCCCACCCCAAGGGCCTCGACCTCGACCCCAACATCCTCGCCGCGGTGAAGAAGAACGTCAAAAAATACGGGGGCTCGTTCAAGCTCGTGCATGACATGGACGAGGCGTTCAAGGACGCGGATGTGGTGTACCCCAAGTCCTGGACGGCTCAACCCACCGACGGGAAGGCCCCGATGGACCCGGCCAAGGCCAAGGCGATCTTCGAGGCCAACCGGCACTGGATCACCACTCAAGAGAAGATGAAGCTCACGGACGACGCCATCTACATGCATTGTCTTCCCGCCGACCGGGGGATGGAGGTCACCGACGAGGTGATCGACGGCCCGAACTCGGTGATCGTCGAGGAGGCCGCCAACCGCCTCCACGCCCAGAAGGGCCTCATGGCCTTGATCATGTAG
- a CDS encoding pyridoxal-phosphate dependent enzyme, with protein sequence MLDLTVNEKGRQRAVEQAKKRGIIIPTFAQMKDPNKVPVKIRDELRGIGLWDLHPRNLFRITWKNEPVPHGGGFGRVNYLEMPRALTGVRARIIALVGKWFPTGSHKVGATFGCLVPRLVTGQFDPTFHKAVWPSTGNYCRGGAYNASLLGCESIAILPEGMSRERFEWLSRISGEVIATPGSESNVWEIFQKCKELERTRDNVMIFNQFDEFGNHLWHHAVTGPAMEEVLRGGLGPTGRYAGVVLTSGSSGTLGCGDYLKERFPGSKIAVGESLQCPTLLLNGFGSHRIEGIGDKHVPWIHNVRNTDVVIAIDDEAPVSLIRLFNEPAGQEFLLRQGVPPAFVDKLPLLGISSAANLLAAIRFAKYYELTERDVVLTVFTDSMELYQSRLIELRAERGPYSETQAVVDYHRWLLGATTDHMAELSHWDRRRVHNLKYFTWVEQMGKTAEELLAQWYDWPEYWDRIHRQVAEIDELIKEFNRMAGLEV encoded by the coding sequence ATGCTCGACTTGACGGTAAACGAGAAGGGGCGCCAGCGCGCCGTGGAGCAGGCCAAGAAGCGGGGGATCATCATCCCCACCTTCGCCCAGATGAAGGACCCCAACAAGGTCCCGGTCAAGATCCGCGACGAGCTCCGCGGGATCGGGCTCTGGGACCTCCACCCGCGAAACCTGTTTCGCATCACCTGGAAGAACGAGCCCGTCCCCCACGGAGGAGGGTTCGGCCGGGTCAACTACCTGGAGATGCCCCGCGCGCTTACCGGCGTCCGGGCACGGATCATCGCCTTGGTCGGGAAATGGTTCCCCACCGGGTCCCATAAGGTGGGGGCCACATTCGGGTGCTTGGTGCCGCGGCTGGTGACCGGCCAGTTCGACCCCACCTTCCACAAGGCGGTATGGCCGTCCACCGGGAACTACTGCCGCGGCGGGGCGTACAACGCGAGCCTTCTCGGGTGTGAATCCATCGCCATCCTCCCTGAAGGGATGTCCCGCGAACGGTTTGAATGGCTGTCCCGCATCAGCGGCGAGGTCATCGCCACCCCGGGGAGCGAGTCCAACGTGTGGGAGATCTTCCAGAAATGCAAGGAGCTCGAGCGGACCCGGGACAACGTGATGATCTTCAACCAGTTCGACGAGTTCGGGAACCACCTTTGGCACCATGCCGTCACCGGACCGGCCATGGAGGAGGTCCTCCGGGGAGGGCTGGGTCCGACGGGGCGCTACGCGGGGGTGGTGCTCACAAGCGGTTCCTCCGGCACCCTAGGGTGCGGGGACTACCTGAAGGAACGGTTCCCCGGAAGCAAGATCGCGGTTGGGGAGTCGCTGCAGTGCCCGACTTTGCTCCTGAACGGGTTCGGCAGCCACCGGATCGAGGGGATCGGGGACAAGCACGTCCCGTGGATCCACAACGTGCGCAACACCGACGTCGTGATCGCCATCGACGACGAGGCCCCGGTGAGCCTCATCCGCCTCTTCAACGAGCCCGCGGGCCAGGAGTTCCTCCTCCGCCAGGGGGTGCCGCCTGCGTTCGTGGACAAGCTCCCCCTTCTCGGGATTTCCAGCGCCGCCAACCTCCTCGCCGCGATCAGGTTCGCCAAGTACTACGAGCTCACCGAGCGGGACGTGGTATTGACCGTGTTCACCGATTCTATGGAGCTTTATCAGAGCCGGCTTATTGAGCTCCGTGCGGAGCGGGGCCCGTACTCCGAGACCCAGGCCGTGGTCGACTACCACCGCTGGCTCCTCGGGGCGACGACCGACCATATGGCCGAGCTCTCCCATTGGGATCGCCGGCGGGTCCACAACCTCAAGTACTTCACGTGGGTGGAGCAGATGGGGAAAACCGCGGAGGAGCTCCTGGCGCAGTGGTACGATTGGCCGGAGTACTGGGACCGCATCCACCGTCAGGTTGCCGAGATCGACGAGCTGATCAAGGAGTTCAACCGGATGGCCGGGCTGGAGGTGTGA
- a CDS encoding FCD domain-containing protein, translated as MGFRKVKPTKASTAVAEQILQAIKNGAFPVEGKLPSEAELAQQMGVSRPTVREALSALAAVGLIEARPGIGNFVKHPSESMALEALFILENEASCLEIMEARTVLEPPVAELAARKRSETHVDKLEGLAHELAGLTSSDRFTEYFDTDKRFHLALVEAAQNNLLAAVLVPLINTMDQHLYREFTREYYLKDEGSIAEVASLHAEIARAVRARRPAQAGAAMRNHWQRMWRLVQGEEPN; from the coding sequence ATGGGGTTCCGCAAGGTCAAGCCGACGAAGGCATCGACGGCGGTCGCCGAGCAGATCCTGCAGGCGATCAAGAACGGGGCATTCCCGGTGGAAGGGAAGCTCCCGTCCGAGGCCGAGCTCGCCCAGCAGATGGGGGTCAGCCGCCCCACCGTGCGGGAGGCGCTCTCCGCCCTGGCCGCGGTGGGGCTGATCGAGGCCCGCCCCGGCATCGGCAACTTCGTGAAGCACCCCAGTGAGTCCATGGCCCTGGAGGCCCTGTTCATCCTGGAGAACGAGGCGAGCTGTCTCGAGATCATGGAGGCGCGCACGGTGCTGGAGCCGCCGGTGGCGGAGCTCGCCGCCCGCAAGCGGAGCGAAACCCACGTGGACAAGCTTGAAGGCCTGGCTCACGAGCTCGCCGGCCTCACCAGCTCAGACCGGTTCACCGAGTACTTCGACACCGACAAGCGGTTCCACCTGGCGCTGGTCGAGGCCGCCCAGAACAACCTGCTTGCCGCGGTGCTGGTTCCCCTCATCAACACCATGGACCAGCACCTGTACCGAGAGTTCACCCGCGAGTACTACCTGAAGGATGAAGGGAGCATTGCCGAGGTCGCCTCGCTCCACGCCGAAATAGCCCGGGCGGTCCGAGCCCGGCGGCCGGCCCAGGCCGGGGCGGCGATGCGCAACCACTGGCAGCGGATGTGGCGGCTCGTCCAAGGCGAGGAGCCGAACTAG
- a CDS encoding DUF202 domain-containing protein, whose product MSVPYDDVSGEDLVLRDRLAAERTVLAAERTFLAYVRTALALVAAGVSFVYFLQSPWLTALGWALVAAAVATLVVGSWRFSVARSGIARLTALPPEEQP is encoded by the coding sequence ATGAGCGTCCCCTATGACGACGTCTCCGGGGAGGACCTGGTGCTGCGGGATCGGCTGGCCGCGGAGCGTACGGTCCTGGCTGCCGAACGTACCTTCCTCGCCTACGTCCGTACTGCGCTGGCGTTGGTCGCCGCCGGGGTGTCGTTCGTGTACTTCTTGCAGTCCCCGTGGCTGACCGCCCTGGGGTGGGCGCTCGTGGCCGCTGCCGTGGCCACGTTGGTCGTGGGCAGTTGGCGGTTTTCCGTCGCCCGCAGTGGAATCGCCCGCCTCACCGCCCTTCCTCCCGAGGAGCAACCCTAG